GTATTAAGTTACGGCGCTAAAGTAGCAGAACAATTGGGCACTACTGCCGAAGGGGTAGTGTTGGGCGCTGTGGCAGCCGACCAGTTATCGGCACTAGGTAAATATGGGGTAAAAAAGATACATCATGTGGCTAATGATACCCTTAATCACTTCGATGCACAGGTTTTTACCAATGTAATTGCCCAGGTGGCGCAAGCTGCGGGTTCAAAAGTGATTATATTCTCCAACAACGTAGATGGTAAAGCTATTGCTCCCCGCCTCAGTGCCCGCCTTAAAGCCGGACTGGTACCTGGCGCTGTGGCTTTGCCGGATACTGCCAACGGTTTTACCGTAAAGAAAAACGTTTTTTCAGGTAAGGCTTTTGCAAATCTTACCATCAATTCAGATATAAAGATCATTACCCTCAACCCCAATTCGTACCAGGTGGTTGAAGGCAGCGGATCTGCTGAAGTGGTGCCATTTAACGCAACAGTTAATGCACCAAAAGTGAAAATAAAAGCGGTAAACAAGGCCAGTGGCGAGGTACCATTAAGCGAAGCCGAAGTGGTA
The Niastella koreensis GR20-10 genome window above contains:
- a CDS encoding electron transfer flavoprotein subunit alpha/FixB family protein — encoded protein: MVLVFIDQADGHVKKASYEVLSYGAKVAEQLGTTAEGVVLGAVAADQLSALGKYGVKKIHHVANDTLNHFDAQVFTNVIAQVAQAAGSKVIIFSNNVDGKAIAPRLSARLKAGLVPGAVALPDTANGFTVKKNVFSGKAFANLTINSDIKIITLNPNSYQVVEGSGSAEVVPFNATVNAPKVKIKAVNKASGEVPLSEAEVVVSGGRGLKGPDNWGLIENLAHALGAATACSRPVADEHWRPHHEHVGQTGLTIAPNLYIAVGISGAIQHLAGVNRSKVIVVINKDPEAPFFKAADYGIVGDAFEVIPKITEAVKKLKGMA